In Saccopteryx leptura isolate mSacLep1 chromosome 9, mSacLep1_pri_phased_curated, whole genome shotgun sequence, the genomic window TATAGGTGGCCTGTCCTGGTTTTGAGTGGAAGGGACATCCAGAACATAACCCATATATGGGAAGAGAATATGATCAAGGCAAAAAGCCATGAGCAGATTAAATGTCCCACTGCAGGGGAGGACCCTGCCAAGCAACACCAGCCTGCTCATGGTCACTAGGAAGGATCATTTTCTGGCTTCAGAGCACGGATAAACGTCTGGAGGATAGGGTTCCAGGAAACTAGCCAGGGACAGAGCCAGGTGATAGtatcacacacaccacacacagatcTGCCTGCATTTGGAAAATGAGGGGACGGAACAGAAAACCAGGAAGGTGGTGAATTTGTCAGCAGGGAAAAAACTGGGAGCAAGGAATTGTAGGTTCCCTTGTTTTTTAAAGACAATGTCTTTTAATAAAGCATATATGAATTGTATTAAAATAATTgagcaggggaaaaaaatgtgcaGGATGTGGATAGAACAAGAATGACCATATACTAGTAACTGTCGAAGCTGGGTGATGGGGACACAGGCCTTCATTAAACCTTTCTCTCTGCTTTTGTGCAGGTTTGaaattttcccttaaaaaaagTTTACAAATAATTGAGGATGTTGAAAAAAGATTTTTAGCAGCTGGAGAAGTAAGCTGTTCTGAAGAAACTACAGTATCAGAAATGTGACCATCTTTATAAATGGAATCCAGGAGGAAGGCGGTTAAAGGCACAGACAATGGAACCAACCAGGACTCTTGGGTTCCAGTCCGAGTGCTGCTACTTACTAGCTATGGAACCTGAAGCACTTGATTTACACTCAGAATGCCTCTCACTGAAACTCTGGGATAAGAACAGTCACTGCCTCCTAAGGCTGGTGTGAGGATGACTGAATTAATCCATGGGAAGGGCTGAGAATAGGCCTGGCATGAAGAAGGCGCCAGGTAAATGTTGGTGATTATCATTCAAGCACATGCTAGCCTGATTTAAAACACCAAAATGTCCGAGTAAATTCAGTCCTTTACAACAAATTCACCGTCTCAGTAGTCACTGATCTAGTCGAAGAAAGCATTCTCTTAACACCAATATACTTTAGTGACCATCCTCTATACATACAAAAtccttttatataatttcttgTTCCAGATGCTTATAAGACACCATTTAGACAAACACACAAGTCACATGTATAATGTTAATTGTGAAAATTCATGAAAATTCCCTTAGTTGATGTGACCAAAAGAAAGCGTATAAGCACTGCTTAAAGGTATATTCTGACACTTCTATATTCTGGCCCTTTCTCAGTGTACAGAGAAATACGCCTTCATGCTCTTCTGGATGCtgtagaatttttaaagtaataaaatgatTCCTAAAAGTGTTCTTCTCTTAAATTCAAACACAatgtgattttataaaaatttttcttccacAATAGCTATTGGTGTCGTTATAGTATTCAATGAAAACATGTTCattgtgaaaattattttaaagtaaagctcCCATCCAACAACTTTCAACACTCACAATAACCACTGGTTACACTATATTCATCATCCTTACAGATGATGATGTCTGGGACTGTTTCAAAATAATATGAATGGGAAGAAGTGGGTGGGACATGGATTGAGCAGGAGTGTCTGGGCTGAAGACTGTTGGGGCCTGGTGAAAACCTACGTAGAGGCCCAGGTGAGCACACTGGTCACATTCAATGAAACAAAAGAAGTTCCGTGTCTGAAGGGGAGGCAGTCGGGTAGATAGGCCAGATCATACTGAGCTTTCAGTAGTAGGAGAAGGAGTTAGGACCTTAAGAACACTGAAGAAACATGGAAAGCTTTGAATCAGGAGGACATGATCAGATTTGTTTCACAAAAATCCCTCACTGTCAAGTGGGTGTGGGCTAAAGGGAGAGATGGAAAGCCAGGGcccgggaggcagacagagacagGGTGGAAGAAGAAAGGGCTGGGCCAAGGTAGGCTGTGAAGGCAAGAAGGGGGCAGATGGGAGACCTAGTGGACAAGCTGTGGAGGTTGATGGGTTGGGCTGGGTGTGGGAATAGGGAAGAAGGCATCAAAAATGAAGGCCAGTACTCTCTGAGAGCCTGAGGTAACCCCTGAGATCTATCTCTGAGAGGACGAGTAGGTTTGCAAGTTGGGACACAGTATGTGTTAGGGATGCAGGTATCACCCAGGGCTGGGGGGAAGGGCAGTGTTGGCCTTCATGAGACCTCAAGACCCCTACTACTGAGGACCAGGGAAGAGGCAGGGGCCTAGTGCAGAATGGGCATCAGTAGCACAGAGACTGCAAACAAACTATAAGGGGATAAGATTGCCCAGAGGTAGGAGTTAGAAGTACTCCCCCACATTTAAGGATCAGTGAAAACAGGAAATTCTTGCAAAGAAGCAAGACACAGGAGAAAAATCAGGAAAGCATCAGAGAAGCCAAAGGGAGAGTTTTTTGTAGAAGGAATGGCCAACACTGCTAATTTTTGCCAAAATGGTCAATGAAATGATCCCTAAATAGTGCCCCCTGTGTCAGGtctctcattgtcagagaaaGAGGTTACAAAGAAAGGATTTGTGAGAATAAACCTTCTGAGGCTGGATTAGAATCAGAAATATCAGTATGGACTCATGTTTATACACagatatctgtatctatatacatacacacacagaaatacataTATGTGCGTATCCTTAggtttgtacacacacacacacttcctggtTCTATCAACTGAGAGAGAGTACAAACAGTGACACCCCAGTAACAATgaccatactcagtgcccaggacttGGTTTCTAACACCTGTCTCCAATTAAAGAAACCCAGGTTccctggagaaatggctgattccagggctggagcagggaaaatgcaaataagcCTGGAGCATCTTACAATACCAGAGAGTAAAATGGAgctcaagaaaataaataatagtctgactagtggtggtgcagtggataaagcattgacctgagaccctgaggacccaggttcaaaaccccaaggttgccggcttgagcacgggctcgtctggcttgaggatggggtcacagacatgaccccatggtcgctggcctgagcccaaaggtttctggcttgagcaaggggtcactggctcagctggaaactcctggtcaaggcacgtatgagaagcattcaatgagcatctaaaagtgctgcaactacaagttgatgcttctcatctccttctctttttgtctgtccctctctctctcacaaaataataataaaaaataataataaacagaaatgaagaacaccaGAGCCAACCTGAAAAAGCCATTATGGCCAAAACGGGAATAACtggaatgaaaaatattaattacgATAGTACTGGATTATAcctaaagaattaaataaatatccatgagtccatactgatataaatgaatgatttaagaaacaaaacaaatggggTAAAAGAGACAAATCTTCCTACAGGAGAACTCCaaataataaatgtagaagaaatgaagaagtagaaaatcaACACTAGAGCACCACAATAATAATTGTCATGGGCAAGACCCTAAAATTTGTAGGTGGGACTTTGAGGAGAAACAGGACATTTGCATAGCGTCAAAGTACCTtcccatatttttaaattcctgtaGTGATTTTAACATAGAAGACAAATTCTTTGACATTTTTTCCCTACAGGAACTGGAGCTTAATTCTCCTCCCTGCGTGGGCTGGGTTTCATGACTTGCTCTAACAAAAAGAGCAGGGAAAGGGGAAAACAGTAACATTCCAGTTGAGGAACCTGGTAGGCACCACCTTAATGTAGTGACCCAGGTTAATAGCACCTGAGTGGTATTCTTTCCCAAACCTAAAATCCTCCATCTaagcataagaaaaatattaggCAAGCCCACACTGAAaggcattctacaaaatacctgaccactttgcctcaaaactgtcaagttcatgaaaaacaaggaaagataGAGAAACTGTCACAGATTGGAGGAGACCAAAGAGACAGGATGAATAAATGCAGTATGGTATCCTAGATTGGAtcctagaacagaaaaagaacattagtGGAAAATGGGTAGGATATGAATAAAGCCTGGAATTTAGTTAGAAAATTAATCCACATTAATTtcttacttttgaaaaatataaagatgttAATTTTAGGGGAAGCTAGGTGTAGGGCATATGGAAAGTCTCTTATACTATCTTTGCAAcctttctgtaaatctaaaattattaaatttgaaaagttatttaaatatcaCTGACTTGGCTACAAGTAGACTAGGTTAAGTGCTTCCTCTGGGCTCCCATAGCCCCGTGCTCCTGCAATCCCTGCCCTGACCCCTTCTGGTGAGGAGGTGTCTCCCCCATGGGATGCGTGCTCTGGAAGGGCAGGGTGGAGGCTGAGTCAGTGCTGCGTCTCTCTCAGGTGAGGAGTGCAGAGTGTCTGTCTTCCTGACAACTTGGGGAACATACATTGCAGGCAGAAGCCGTGCAGGATCCCCATCACTTCTCCCATCCTGGCTTTTACCCCTCTGAGCCCAGAGCCTGCCACAGCCCACCTTCCTCATCTCCCCTAACCCATTCACCCAAACCAGGACACATTTGAGGCTACAAAAATGGTCTGTTTCACTCACTTGCCAATTTTCCGCACCCCACATCCACACACAGTCCTGCCCTCAAATACCCTCAGAAACACTGCATGACTATTGGAGGTGCCCAGTCCTTTCCAGTAGACAGTCACCTCTGCAGAAACCCCCGAGCTACAGCAGGTTAAGCAGCGCTTGTTACCCAACCTCAGCAATCTGATTCCTGTCTGGGCAATTTGGAACAGGGACAGAGGATCTGTGGGGCACCGCACTGGAAGGCTGCATAGTGCTGGGCATGAGTGATCTAAGGCCAGCTCAGCTGCCTGCAGAGGAAGCAGCAGATGCAAAGAGGTGAGACCACAGGGCCAGGGAAAAGAGGAAAGCAGAGTTACTCCTCCATTTTCTGACTATCCTGTTCTCATGAGCCCCTGTCCATTTCTTTCCGTCATGACCCACAACCAATCTATTGTCAGTTTTGCCTTCAAAGTGTATCCATATGACTACTCACTACTGTCCCTGACCTCGTTCAGGTCACCATCATTTCTTACCTAGATTATGGCAGCAACCTCCTCAAGGCCTGCCTGCTCAAACTCCCATACCTAGTTTCCATCAGTACTCCCTGCTTCTGTGATCTCATCCTGGGCCTTCAAACCACAGAAATCCCAATGACCCAATTCATATCTCTAGCCCCGATATCACCCCTGAATGCCAGACTCCTATATCCCTCTGCTTGCTCAGCAAGTCAACTGGGATGGTTAAGGTACCTGCACCCACAGCCTCTCAATCTTCCCCAGACAGTTTCCGGCACTCACTCCTTCCCCCTGCTCAGGCTGAAACCCTGACTCTTGGAGTTGTTGACTTCTTTCTCACCCCACACTTAATACCCCAAACCCTGCCCACTCTTCCTTCAAATCATAACCAAAATCCAACCACATCTCCCCACCTCTACTACTATACTCAGGCCAAGCCACCACTGTCTCTGACTGGGTCAGTGCAGTAGCCTCCTCACTAGAGTCCTGCTTCCATCCTGATGTCCACACGGCAGCGAGAGGAATCCTATTAACATTACACCACATCACTCTTCAGCCTAGAATGCTgttttcttcccatctctctgaCAATAAAAACAAGCCCTTTTTCCATGGTCCATCAAGCCCTGCATGCCTGAgtaattatatacaatatatcatCCCTGCCATACATTAGATACAGGTCACCCTGAACAATGTGGAGGGGTTCACTCACAGTTGAAAATCTGAGTATAACTACAGTTGATCCTCTGCATACGTGGATTCCCAACCAGAGTCAACCTTTGAACAACTCAGGTTTGAAATGTGCAAgtcaattgagaaaaaaaatctatcagtgcacctgcacagttcaaacccGTGTTGTTCAAAGACCAACTGTATAGACATCGTGCTCTTCACAATAACCCTGTGAGACTATTTTAACCTCCATTTTACTGTGAAGAAATGGGAGCCTCAGAGAGGTAACGTATCTTATCTAAAAATCATACCACGAATGagtgaataataattttattcatcttaCACCGCTTTAACAATTATGGAAGTTTTAATGCTGATAATATTATGCTAATAATAACAGCTATCACATACTCAGCGCTTACTCTGTGCCAGCTATCTTGCTACCGCTTCATTATCTCCTCTGTGCCCTTGTTTCTTCATTGTATAATTGGAATAATAATATTACCACACAGGATaactgtgaggattaagtgagctaATACATAAAAAATGGTAAGAcctcaaaaaaaatattagcttgTTTCAGTTAGCTCTTGCTGGGTAACAAATCATCCCAAAACACAGTGGCTTAAAATAGCAACCATTTATTTGCTCATGATTCTGTAATTTTAGCAAGgctcagagggtgaggtgagtCAGGATGGCTCACCTCTACTCCACATGGTGTCAGCTGGTAGCTAGGGTAGATGGCATTACTCATGTCTTACACAACAGCTAAAGCAGTGGAACAGCTAGGAGCTGGCTGGGCCTCTTTCCACATCTCTCTCCAGCCGGGTAGCTGGATACAGCAGCCCAGGGCTCCAAGAAAGTGAAAGCAGAAGCTTTCTTAAGTCCCAGCCCCCTCACCCCAACCAGCCCAGACTTACTTCCACTGCATTCTAATGGTCAAAACAGGTCACAGGTcagcccagattcaaggggaGGAGGAAGTTTACTTCTGATGGGGGAAACAGCAAAGAATGTGTGGCTTTCATTAGAAGCAGCTACTTTGATCTCATAACAGCCTCATCACTGGTCTCTACTTCAATCCCTTTATCCCCTATAGTTTATTCCCCACATAATAGGCTGAGGGATCTGTTAACATACATAACTGACTATGCTTCCTTATAGTACTATTTAAATTCTTCTATAGCTTCCCACTACATATGGGGTAAGGACACACACTCCTTACAGGGTCTACATGGTCTGACTCTTGCTCCCTTCTCAGCCGCtaggttacacacacacacacacacacacacacacacacacacacacacacacaaatagagcTAATGCCTACCCCTTCATCACCTTAAACTGACTTCCTAGGGTCATTAAATTTCCTGTCAAGTGCTCTTCTAGTACTTTCTACCTTTCTCTGTATTTCATATTTGTGTCCTTAGGTGATGAGTTGAACCCTCACCTCTGAGACCGAGCTCTTTGGGGGCAGGAAAACTATTTTGTTCTCTGCTGTGTTCGCAATGCTAAGCACAAAGCTGAAGCAAGGTGAAAACGCTTGTTGAATGTCTGAGACCTCAGAAAAATTTAAGGCAATCCCTTAAAGTTCTGTGGAAAGGGGACTGACAGTCTCTCTAAGATGCTGGGATCCGGATCTGTGCTCTGAaatcatccacccacccacccattcaaTAACAAATTACTGAATCCTAACCAAGTGCCAAGAACTCTTCTAAGTGTTGGAGATAAAGCAAGAAGTATAATAGCAAAAAAGCTCCTGCAGTCATGAAGTATACGGCATGGTGGGTATGGGGGGGAGCAGACAATAAGCACGATAAATGAATTGTATAGTGTGTTGAGCACTGATATGACTAATGCTAAGGAAAAGTTCAAGGTAAGTTAACATATGAATGTTAGAGGTACAATTCTAGAAGAGTGGTCAGGAAAGATCTCAAGAAGGTGACATCTGAGTAAAGATCTAAAGGAGGTAAAGATGAGTCCTATCTGGGGAAGTGTCCCAGGTAAAGAgaacagcaagtacaaaggcTCTGAGGCCAGTGTGGCCGGAGCAGAGTGAGCGAGGAGAGAGGAGTAGGTGATGTCAGAGTAGTAACATGGAGAGGTCATGCAGAGCCTTGCAAGTCATGAAGAAAACTTTGGCATCTACTCTGAGATGGAGGCACAGGTGCGGTACTGAGCAGGGGAGAAATATGACCTGGCACAGGTATTCACAGCGTCCCTCTGGCTGTGTGTGAGGAAGACTGTGGGGAGCAGAAAGACCACTGAGGAAACCGCCATGATAATCTAGGCAGGCGATGAGAGTGAAGGTGGGAAGAAATGGTCAGGTTCTAAATATACTTTGTAAGAATTGAACCAGACAAGGGAATAAGACAAAGAGGGGACTTAAGAACAATTCCAAAGCTTCTGGTCTAAGCAACTACAGGGATGGAGGTGACATTTACTGAGAACCTGGGAAAAcagattttagaaaaacaaaaaccaggagTTCAATTTGGCCAAGATACTCTCAAGATATCATTAGATATCCAAGAGGAGATATCATATAGGCAGTCAGCAGTCACCAGAGAAGTTCTGGGATGGAAACAGAAAGTTGAGATATGTTTCCATGCTTATCCATCCCAAATTCCTTACAGAACCCACATGATTTGGCTCCTGATGATGACAGGAAGCTCATCTTGCACCTGCCTAAGTCAGtgattcacatacacacaaatcctGAGCCTGCTACTTCCCAGCTATGTgatcctgggcaagttacttaacttcctCTGTCCTCAGTATCCTCATCTGCAAAAGGGAGATCATAATGGTACTGTCCTCCTAtgactattcattttttaaaaatttaatatgccAGCCGTTGTCTTATGCTGGAAACATtcctttcccacccttctccaGTCTGTAATACAGATATACAGCCTGTCGGCTCAGCCCTCTGGACATCTCTCCCATACacacccttcctcccctcccaacCAAGACCCTTTCCCTGGTTCATCCCCGACGTTTCATGCCTAGGGTCCTGCCAGAGACGTGTCCCTGGGCTCTCAGACCCAACTCTATTTCCCTTAAATCTACTGCCAGAGGGCAGCAAGTTAGGTTTTCCCTTCTAGACACCCTCCCGTGGCTCTTCATTGCCCTCATGACAAAGTCCAAAGACCCAAACAGAACCAACAAAATCTTCCACGACCTTCTTCATATAGTACTTTCAGTAAGATCACCAACACCAGCTCACCCGGCTGTTTCTCATCGCTGCCTTCGCGCAGGACCTTTTCACTGCACCACCAAGCACCCCTCCGTATTCAGGCCTCAGCTCAGGCAgctcccctttcctcctccagAAGTTTGGCACACCCGTGGTTCATTTGGGTTCCCTCGCGTTCAACGTTGCCACCATTAGCGAACACCCGGACATACAGAACCCTTCCCTGCCCATCTTTCCTATCGACTAGAGCTTTCCCGCGAGCTATGCCAGACACAGCGGCTAGTGATGCCTTCCTGATGGGGCCGTTTCAAGCCTCAGAGCTTCCTCCTGCTCTAACTACGAACGTCTTACCTGCTTGCTCTCCGCGAAAAGCCGTCACGCACCTACCGCACGTCTCAAAGGAAATTAACACCTGCGCATAGCACGACCAAAACCACCCAATTACGTTCATACCTTCCTATACAGCCCGCCTTAAACATCCGGGACCAGTCTGACTGCTGATTGGCTGACTGACATCCCACCCCTAAACACATAAACGAAAAGAACTCTGGTCTTGTAGTTCCCCGACGAAAAGTGGGAAAACGGCTAAGTAGAGAACTACTTCCCAGGAGGGGCTGCTCCCCAGTGGTGGAAGACGATACCCTTTGAATACGGTGGCTCTTGATTAGCCATTTGGGAGACAGAAGTTTCCAAACTGCCAGGGAAAACAAGACCCACTTACCTGGGTCCCCTGgaatgtatagattttttttgccTGAGAATCTCAAAATACCTTTGTCCTCACAATTGTTCCAAAGGGTGAGACCAGACGTGGAGGGGTGGGGTAAAGTCTGTACCCCTTGTCTGCCTGCCATTCCCCAAATGGCACCAGTAAGTCCTGTTACACATATTCAGCACCTACTGGATGCTTGCCTGGCAAAATAATGCACAGACTCTGTAGAAACCCTGGCTTACTAAGGCAGAAACTGTTTCCCAGAAACAGGGCAGGGGTAGGCTTTTTACCCTTTCAGGGTTCATTGAGCCTGGAAAGCACAAATGTGGGCTAGGATCCTATCCAGGATCTCTGTCTAGGATTCCTTCCCCAGACCTTCTGCAGCTTCACGTCTGCAGCAAATAGCCATAACTTCCCTATGGACATATCCCACAAGACAAAGCTTTTTCAGCACCCCCCCAATCCCAACACCATTCTGCACCATGCCTCTGAGGGCCGGGTAAAGGGAGCCAGGGCCCTGCAAACGCTCAGGCGGGCATGTGAGAAAGCTCTTTACTGGGGGGTACAGCAAGGAGGAGCAAGGCCATCTCCCcctacctgcccccaccccttcctaGGGCCCTGGGGTGAGAGGATCTCCCCCCACTGGACCACCATTGTCTTTGGtacaataaatagaaaacaagggggagagagggagccaAGGGTCCAGTCCTTAGTGGGAAGGATACATCTAAACCCCTCTCCTTAaccccctgccccaggccccaaTCAGTGCAGGCCTCACCCACCCCAGCTGGGTAGCAGCTATTCCAgtcaaggggagagatgaggatGGGAGCCCAGGGCCCCCAAACGGGGGGGTATGGCTTCAGGAGGGGCCCCAGGGAAGGGGCAGGGTCATGAGCTGGCTGCTGTGCTCTGGGGTACACCACGGAGGCCCAAGCGAGGCCCCAGAGTGGCAGGGTCatcagggggtgggaggggtggacgACCTCCTGTCATCCGAGTCCGGAGGGCTGAAGCAGCTGGGTGCTGAGGGGCTGGTGCTGGGTGGAGCGGGGAGCAGTCCGGTGGGCCGCCCACTAGGCTCACATCCATCAGCTCCGGGGGTGGTGGTGAGGTTGGTGATGGAGGACGGCCAAGGCATTGGGGTTGGGGCGGTAACTggaccccagcccctggcagtgaTGAGACAGAAACAGGGGCCTGACGTGTCTTGTGGGGCACATCACCCCCTGCCCAGGGGCGCATCGGCTGGGAGGGTGGGACCTAAAGGAGTAAAGGAACAGTGGGTGATGGAGACCCAGGTCCTGGAGTCTCTGATACCCTGCCACCCAACTCCAAAGGCCCCAAGGCCGTAATACCTGGGGGCTGTTCATCTCACAGTCAGTGATGGGGGGCCCGGGGCCCCCACAATATCGGTTGCTATAGCGGTAGGTCCGGTTGTCACTGGAAGAGCCACTGGAGCCTCCTGGAGGTGccaggggaagaaagaagaggcCTTAAGGGAGCAGAAGTGGTGGCTGGGTTTTCAGGTAGCTAAGTCTGGTTCATGGTGCAGGCCCAGGTTTGGGCTTCGGGTTCTGCATTCATTTGAAGAATCAGGCCCAACATTGAGATTAGGGGACAGAGTTTAGTTTTGGATGGTGGAGTAAGAACCAGTTAAAGGTCTGAGCACAAGCTCAGTTTCAAAGATCAAGTCAGGGCCAGCTGAAGCTTTCCTGCCCTAACCTTTGGAATTCAGGATCATATAGTTGCAAAGCTCTAGTTGAAGACCCAATGGCAAGGACCCCCAGATCAGGCCAAACCACAGCTGCCCCCAACCCTGTCCTACCCTCTGGGGCACTGGGCACCCACCAGAGCTGGAGATGGAGCTGGCggtgctggaggaggggcaggTGTCGAGGGGTGCGGGCGAGGTGGAGGCACTGCTGCCTGCCGGGCCCGTGTTGGTGGCCTCATCAGCCGTGCGGCGGAAGAAGCCATGCTGCAGAGCCCCCAGCGGGCTGATGCGGGCGGCAGGCTCATATTCCAGCATGCGCAGCACCAGGTCCTGGAAGCGGAGGTAGTCGGCGGGGCTGTGGCCCGGCTCCCCCGCCCGCCGGCCCCCGGGCCCGCCCGTCTGCACGCCCAGCACCTCCTGCAGCCGCCGTGTCCCGGGGCCCTGGTAATCCTGgcagggagggggcgggagggggggcaAGAGAGTGGCCGTCagtgggcaggaggggcagggagacaCACACGGGGAAACAGAGGCACAAGAGAGAAAGTGGAAAAAGAGAAGCTAAGAAGAACTGGGGGGGCAGGTAAGAGATAGGGTGGAttggggaggaaagaaaagacagacaAGGGAGAActgaaggaagggaaagacaCAACGgagaagaagcagggagagagggaaccCCAAGTGTGAGAGAGTGAGGGGCCACAGGGTAGTAGGAGCGGCAAAGGGCTGGGGCCGCACCTTCCTGAGTTCCTTTGTCCTTCGTAGGGTCCAGCCACCCCCAGGCAGCCGCTCAAAGTACTTGCGAGCTTTGGGTGCCTGGTCTAGCATGGGGGCTGGTGGGATGCCCAGCACCTCCACAATCCGGTTCATCTGGTCCACCTGCACGCATGTGGAGAGTCAGGATCATCAGGCCGGCCAGGCCTCACCCACTCCAGCACACCCCCCTCCTCAGGAGCAAACCTCATTGGAGCCACTAAAGAGGGGCTCTCCGGTGTGCATCTCCACCAGTATGCAGCCCAGGGACCACATGTCAATGGCCAGGTCATAGGGTGTGCCCAGAAGCACCTCAGGTGACCGGTAGAAGCGGCTCTGGATGTACTGGTAAAtctgagggaggaaagagggcaATAGTCAGCCactatcttcatttattttattcatcagcCTCAGTAGTCTGCTGACCTAGGTTGATCCTGATCTCCGTCCTAGGCCTGACTTCAGGTCCCTCTTACTCACCAGTCAGAAGTTGGCATCTGCAAACCCAGGCCCTTCCCACCATCCCAATCCAGACCCTTTTCATGCCACCACCATTATCATCTCAAATGACTGCTTACAGAAGTCACAAAGCtgaagtaccccccccccccccatccatccCCAGCTTTAAGAGCACAAGGTAAACAAAACTTAGTAAAGTGCTACCTAGGCTCAATGCTCACCCCATTTCTCCTGCTCATGTCTGGCAGCCTCAAAACTGGCTCTGCCTCCAGACTTCACTCTTCCCTTTCCCACTGGGCAGTATATATATACCCTGTGGCCCTCTCCTTTACTACCTTCACCCATTGGCCCTACCCTTCATACCTGTCCACACTCCATCCCAAGCACTAGGCCTCAGGCATCAACCACTTCTGGATGCACCGGACAACCCCATTCCAACCTAAGGCAGCCCTTCATCTCTGGCCACTGGCTGGCCCTGCCCCCATCCTggccacacacacatatactagTTCCACCCCTGGGGCCGGGCTAGGTACCCTCTGGCCAAGCTGGCAGGAGCTGCCAAAGTCCACTATCTTGATGGCACTGCGTTTGGGGTTGCAGAGCAGGATGTTCTCAGGCTTGAGGTCACAGTGAATGATGCTAAGCTCGGGAGTGGCCAGGAAGAGCAGCGCTGTGCAGAGCTGCTGGGCCAGCTTCCGTGTCAGGTTCAGTGAGACTCCACGGAAGTGCGTATTGCGCAGGAGGTCGTACAGGTTGTAGGAAAGTAGCTCGAACACCAGGCACAGGTGGTTCCGGAACATGAAGTGCCGCTTCAGGTGCACTGCAGGGGACAGGACCGAGAGAGGGCCAGTAGTACACAATAACCAAGGAGAGAGGCTGGAAGCAGATCTGTGTTCTGCTTCTTGAGCACTGGCCAAAGTGTGGTG contains:
- the DYRK1B gene encoding dual specificity tyrosine-phosphorylation-regulated kinase 1B isoform X5, with product MAIPPGHGPFSGFPASQEHTQQVLPDVRLLPRRLPLAFRDPNTAPLRKLSVDLIKTYKHINEVYYAKKKRRAQQAPPQDSSTKKEKKVLNHGYDDDNHDYIVRSGERWLERYEIDSLIGKGSFGQVVKAYDHQTQELVAIKIIKNKKAFLNQAQIELRLLELMNQHDTEMKYYIVHLKRHFMFRNHLCLVFELLSYNLYDLLRNTHFRGVSLNLTRKLAQQLCTALLFLATPELSIIHCDLKPENILLCNPKRSAIKIVDFGSSCQLGQRIYQYIQSRFYRSPEVLLGTPYDLAIDMWSLGCILVEMHTGEPLFSGSNEVDQMNRIVEVLGIPPAPMLDQAPKARKYFERLPGGGWTLRRTKELRKDYQGPGTRRLQEVLGVQTGGPGGRRAGEPGHSPADYLRFQDLVLRMLEYEPAARISPLGALQHGFFRRTADEATNTGPAGSSASTSPAPLDTCPSSSTASSISSSGGSSGSSSDNRTYRYSNRYCGGPGPPITDCEMNSPQVPPSQPMRPWAGGDVPHKTRQAPVSVSSLPGAGVQLPPQPQCLGRPPSPTSPPPPELMDVSLVGGPPDCSPLHPAPAPQHPAASALRTRMTGGRPPLPPPDDPATLGPRLGLRGVPQSTAASS
- the DYRK1B gene encoding dual specificity tyrosine-phosphorylation-regulated kinase 1B isoform X1; this encodes MLAARPPHWGAHRTPAPRGPCASPDPGLSGGGSRGAGCEKAPPGRAPAPGLAPLRPSEPTMAIPPGHGPFSGFPASQEHTQQVLPDVRLLPRRLPLAFRDPNTAPLRKLSVDLIKTYKHINEVYYAKKKRRAQQAPPQDSSTKKEKKVLNHGYDDDNHDYIVRSGERWLERYEIDSLIGKGSFGQVVKAYDHQTQELVAIKIIKNKKAFLNQAQIELRLLELMNQHDTEMKYYIVHLKRHFMFRNHLCLVFELLSYNLYDLLRNTHFRGVSLNLTRKLAQQLCTALLFLATPELSIIHCDLKPENILLCNPKRSAIKIVDFGSSCQLGQRIYQYIQSRFYRSPEVLLGTPYDLAIDMWSLGCILVEMHTGEPLFSGSNEVDQMNRIVEVLGIPPAPMLDQAPKARKYFERLPGGGWTLRRTKELRKDYQGPGTRRLQEVLGVQTGGPGGRRAGEPGHSPADYLRFQDLVLRMLEYEPAARISPLGALQHGFFRRTADEATNTGPAGSSASTSPAPLDTCPSSSTASSISSSGGSSGSSSDNRTYRYSNRYCGGPGPPITDCEMNSPQVPPSQPMRPWAGGDVPHKTRQAPVSVSSLPGAGVQLPPQPQCLGRPPSPTSPPPPELMDVSLVGGPPDCSPLHPAPAPQHPAASALRTRMTGGRPPLPPPDDPATLGPRLGLRGVPQSTAASS
- the DYRK1B gene encoding dual specificity tyrosine-phosphorylation-regulated kinase 1B isoform X3, with product MLAARPPHWGAHRTPAPRGPCASPDPGLSGGGSRGAGCEKAPPGRAPAPGLAPLRPSEPTMAIPPGHGPFSGFPASQEHTQQVLPDVRLLPRRLPLAFRDPNTAPLRKLSVDLIKTYKHINEVYYAKKKRRAQQAPPQDSSTKKEKKVLNHGYDDDNHDYIVRSGERWLERYEIDSLIGKGSFGQVVKAYDHQTQELVAIKIIKNKKAFLNQAQIELRLLELMNQHDTEMKYYIVHLKRHFMFRNHLCLVFELLSYNLYDLLRNTHFRGVSLNLTRKLAQQLCTALLFLATPELSIIHCDLKPENILLCNPKRSAIKIVDFGSSCQLGQRIYQYIQSRFYRSPEVLLGTPYDLAIDMWSLGCILVEMHTGEPLFSGSNEVDQMNRIVEVLGIPPAPMLDQAPKARKYFERLPGGGWTLRRTKELRKDLVLRMLEYEPAARISPLGALQHGFFRRTADEATNTGPAGSSASTSPAPLDTCPSSSTASSISSSGGSSGSSSDNRTYRYSNRYCGGPGPPITDCEMNSPQVPPSQPMRPWAGGDVPHKTRQAPVSVSSLPGAGVQLPPQPQCLGRPPSPTSPPPPELMDVSLVGGPPDCSPLHPAPAPQHPAASALRTRMTGGRPPLPPPDDPATLGPRLGLRGVPQSTAASS